The proteins below are encoded in one region of Aeromonas jandaei:
- a CDS encoding MOSC domain-containing protein — MRISLFSGRGTELVPGLVSAIHKQPVTVPVLCTFAGLEEDEQSDLRHHGGPDRALHYYPADHYLWWQTWQTALGLPAPRTPWQPAAFGENLSGVGLIETQACIGDVYRLGEALIQISQPRSPCFKLNQRFGYGQMSQVMQLSGRCGWLLRVLEEGMITPEVTMELVDRPYPDLTVKRTADILFNQVRNEADLLLLLENPALSPNWRQHAADWLEHGTVADWQRRLLGPESLRLP, encoded by the coding sequence ATGCGGATCTCCCTTTTTAGCGGCCGCGGCACCGAGCTGGTGCCCGGCCTTGTCTCTGCCATCCACAAGCAGCCGGTGACCGTGCCGGTTCTTTGTACCTTTGCCGGTCTGGAAGAGGACGAGCAGAGCGATCTGCGTCATCACGGCGGCCCGGATCGGGCGCTCCACTACTACCCCGCCGATCACTATCTCTGGTGGCAGACCTGGCAAACTGCGCTGGGTCTTCCTGCTCCCCGCACTCCCTGGCAACCCGCCGCCTTTGGCGAGAACCTGTCCGGTGTCGGGCTGATCGAGACGCAGGCCTGCATTGGCGATGTCTATCGACTCGGCGAGGCACTCATCCAGATAAGTCAGCCAAGATCGCCCTGCTTCAAGCTCAACCAGCGCTTTGGCTATGGCCAGATGTCGCAGGTGATGCAGCTGAGCGGCCGTTGTGGCTGGCTGCTGCGGGTGCTGGAGGAGGGGATGATTACACCCGAGGTGACCATGGAGCTGGTAGACAGGCCTTACCCGGATCTGACGGTAAAGCGCACCGCCGATATCCTGTTCAATCAGGTACGTAACGAAGCGGATCTGTTGTTGCTGCTGGAGAATCCGGCCCTCTCGCCCAACTGGCGTCAGCATGCGGCGGATTGGCTGGAGCACGGTACCGTCGCTGACTGGCAACGTCGTCTGCTGGGGCCCGAGTCGCTGCGCTTGCCTTGA
- a CDS encoding thioesterase family protein, whose protein sequence is MKQMLKKMALSGIANLFAEKMPFNKLIGMQVTHYDFDRVELRIKMEEKLIGNPFHNILHGGVTASLLDVAGGMIVAASCIDDLEDFSPSYLKERFSRLGTIDLRVDYLRPGRGNEFIATAHIIRAGSKVAVARMELHNEEGTHIAFGTGTYLVG, encoded by the coding sequence ATGAAACAGATGCTCAAGAAGATGGCGCTCAGTGGCATTGCCAACCTGTTCGCCGAAAAGATGCCCTTCAACAAGCTGATCGGCATGCAGGTGACCCACTACGACTTCGACCGGGTGGAGCTGCGCATCAAGATGGAGGAGAAGCTGATCGGCAACCCCTTCCACAACATCCTGCACGGTGGCGTCACTGCCAGTCTGCTGGATGTTGCAGGTGGCATGATAGTCGCGGCCTCCTGCATCGACGATCTGGAAGATTTCTCCCCCAGTTATCTCAAGGAGCGTTTCTCCCGCCTCGGCACCATCGATCTGCGGGTGGACTATCTGCGACCGGGGCGCGGCAACGAGTTTATCGCCACCGCCCACATCATCCGGGCCGGCAGCAAGGTCGCGGTAGCCCGCATGGAATTGCACAACGAAGAGGGCACCCATATCGCCTTTGGGACCGGCACCTATCTGGTGGGCTAA